Part of the Paenibacillus sp. YPG26 genome, TTGCCTGCGATGAACGGGTTAGCCTGTTTGCTGCCGAAGTCTGCTTTGAATGCATCAATATTGCTTTGACCAAGGCGCTTGGCGTTGTTCAAAATGTACTCCATGGCTTCTGCCTTGGCAGGCGCATTCACAACTGGCTTCCCGTTCTCATCGAAGAAATTGCGCCCCTGATCAAAATTAAGCTGAAGCAGGTTCCAATCCGAGTTGAACTGCGGGGAGTATCCAATACGGGTATATTTGTCTCCATCCTTCTTGTCCAGCTTGGCTGCAGCCTTCTCCAGCTCTTCCCATGTGGCAGGGAATTTCTCCGGATCAAGTCCGGCCGCCTTGAAGTCATCCTTGTTATAGAACATCATTCGGGTATCCGTGTTGAAAGGCAGCGCGTATGGATCGCCCTCATACAGAACGGTATTCCATAACTCGGGGAAAAAACGGTCTTTCACTTGATCTTTCTCGGCATACTTGGCGAGATTGACCGCCTGCTTTTTGCTGGCCCGCTGCTGCACGGTGTTGATGTCATTCATCATGATGTCTGGCGGATTGCCGGCACTGACCGCGGCAAGTTCTTTGGTGAAAATATCGGAGTAAGGATAATAGCTGTGCTTCACCACAATTTTATCCTGTGACTTATTGAAATCATCTACGAGCTTCTCAATAATAGGTCTGCGTGTCTCTGAGCCCCACCAGGTCCAGTAGTTCAGTACCACCTTCCCGTCTGCAGATTTGTCATTTGTCTCCTTCGTTGCTGATGTGCCTGCAGGCCCTCCTGACGTTCCCCCGGAACATGCGGTAAGCATGAAGAAGGAAGACAGGATGACTAGTAATGCTGTGAATTTTTTTCCTTTTTTCATCATATATCCCCCTTTTTTGTAAGCAGCCGTACCCCTTACTTAACCAAGCAAGCTCGAATTGCATCAGATTATGTATTTTTCATGAAAAGCCGTCCGTTTTTATTCATTTCAAAACTGAAAATTCCGATATAAACCTATGCAATCCTTCTTTTTAAGTGCAATACGTCTAGGAGATGAAAGTTTGAGACCCGAAACACGGATTTATATGGATGCCGTCCTGCAAAATATGAAAAATATTTTGTTCTTCATGTTCCTTCCCATTTTGATCGCAAGGCTTGGAGCCTCACCGCTGGAGATTACATTAGCGGCATCGCTTCCGCCGCTGATGTCGGCGATCTCGGTCGTCTTCGTTACCCGGCTGCTCCCCTGCAACTTCAAAGTCTATTATTCTGCCGGAATCCTGCGCCAGATCGCATTTCTATGTATTGCCTTCGCCGTGCTGCTTCCGCATTCCATCACCTGGATTCTTGTATTCTGGTCGATTAACTGCATTGTGGTTATGATTCTGAACGTGCAGCAGCACTCTCTGATCAAGCACAACGTCGCCGAATCGAACATGTCAACATTATTTGGCAATATTCGAATCATAGCCATTCTGGTGACCATCGTCTGCTCCTACAGTGCAAGTACGCTTCTCGACCGGTATGATGCAATATTTCCATATAACTATTTCATCTGCATGCTGATTGGAGCGATATGCACATTTACCGGGATGAACCTGATGGCCCGTCTCGCGCCGAGAGAATCGAAGACAGTCAGGCTCCAGTGGAAGCCGCCGCTGCGCAAGCTCAGTCCGTTCCTGATCATGGTCGGCTTTATGTCGCTTGGAAGCGCACTTCCAGGCTCTCTATGGGTAATCTACCACGTCAATGTTCTGCATTTCAGCAACATGCAGATTGCGATGTTCTCGATCTGCTCCGGCCTGGTATCCGCAATCACGATCCCGCTGGGCCGCCGCTGGATCAAGCGGCTCGGTTACCGCAACACGCTGCTTACCGGTTACGCTCTGCTCATGTGTACCGTAAGCCTGTATGGACTCTCCCATACCTATGCTGTACTGCTTGGCCTGCAGATCATTCGGGATCTGATCGGCAGCTTCACCGGAATTGCTCAGGAGACGCTCTCGATCGAAGAATCCAGGAAGCACGAAGACGAGGCCGGTTTCTTTTCGGATGTAGCCCTCCTTACCAATGTGGGCGGCGCCCTTGGGCCTTTCGCCGGAATGCTCATGCTGCAAATGTTCAATATTCAGACCTGCTTTGTTCTGCTTGGTGTGATCGCATTAGTTCCAGCGGTATGGTTCGTTTTACGTATGCATGAGACAAGTCAGCCCAAATCAGCTCAGATTGAGATCATGCCCGCGGTCAAATAAAAACAACGATCCATTGGCGCCAATCTGAAAAATGCGTGCTATAATGAAGACCTTCATACATTAAATCGATAGGAGAATTAAGAGAATGACAGGAGAGCAAAATGCATTTTCAAAAATAAGACAAGAGGATGTGCGCAAGAAGAACGATTTGATCTTTCGAGCATTAGCGGTAACAGTAGTTCTTGCAAGCATTACATACTTTTCAGTCGACCAAACGATGAGTATCAAGATCATTATGACTGTACTGGATCTGTTTGTCCTGCTGGTAATTGGCGTTCTACACTTCGGCAGAAAGTGGGAAGCATCTGTTCCTTACGTAGCCATAGCCGGAATCGTCTCCATTTTTACCGTATCCACCATTTACATGCCAAGTCTTTCTAACCTGTTTCAGGCCTTCTTCTTATTGTCTGTCGCATTAATCTATATGAACAACAAGATTCTAGTTACCGGCGCCGTCGCTGGAGCTTATGTCCTGGCCTTGAACATGTATATAAATGGGGCCGCCTTTGGATTAAAGAAAGATAACATCATCGGGTTGTGGTTCTACTATTTGATTGTTGTTGTGCTTCTGATTGCTTTCCAGAAGGTCGCTAACCGCATGATTACAAATTTAGCGGATACACAAATGAAGACAGAACAATTGATGAATAAGCTAAGTGAGCATGAGAAGTCGCTTCGTGAGAATGTAGTAACGATTTCGGGGAACATGGAGCTTATATCACGGGGAAGCAGTGAGAATGCCGTCTCCTTTGGCGAAATGAATCATGCCTTTCATGAGATTACGAAAGGGATTGTCTCCGAGTCCGAGGTTCTGGTAACGATATCGGAATCCGTCCACAGCAGCAATGCCAAGCTTGCCGACATGTTCCAATCTCTGGGTCAGCTTCGTTCAGGCATTCAAGACGCAGCAGATTCCTCCGAACGCGGGGATGCCACCATTGATGAAATGCACCGGATGATCACCGACTTCGGCGGACAAATTCAGGCGGTTAGCGATCAGGTCGATGCCCTGGCTGCGCAGATCAAAGGCTCCTCCGAGCTAATTACCACGCTGCAGGATATCGCGTCTCAGACCAATTTGTTGTCCCTCAATGCAAGCATTGAAGCTGCAAGGGCCGGTGAGAGTGGACAAGGCTTTGCCGTTGTCGCTTCAGAGATCCGCAAGCTGGCTGACTCAGCTTCCAGAGCCGCAGACGAGATTTCGGGCAACTTGACTGCCGTCATTGACCAATCTGGCAAGACCCAGGTCAATATGAATATGATTGCTGAACAGATGGAGATCTGCCTGGCTATGACGCAGGAGACCCGGGATGTCTTCGCCGAGATTAACGAAGCTGTGGGAGAGCTTAATGAGAGAACGGCCAACTATGATCAATCCATCTCAGACATTCAGTCCTCCTCCCATTCTATTGAGGAATCCTCCGTGCATCTGGCCTCGGTAAGTCAGCAGACTTCCGCCACGCTCGAAGAACTGTCAGCCACCATTGATTCCTTGGTTCAGCAGAACAAGGCTGTGCTAGAGCATATTAAAGAGAACGAAACAGCACTTAACCAACTTATTCAAATCGAAGAAAAATCTAGTTCATAACTAAATTATATACTTGCCAATAAGAACGGCAGCCACTGGACTTTAGACCGGAGTCCTCATGGCTGCCGTTTTTTGTCTTTGATTCACTTTAACTCAGATAGGTTAGATAATGAACAGACTTCACACTAACACCGAGGAGCTGATCATCATGAAAAAAGTAAAGACTATGTTTTTGACCGTACTCATCGTTTCCAGCTTGGGAGCAACTTCTGCCTTCGCCGAAACCGAAGATACGAATGCAACTACCGACACGGGTGCAACTACTACTCAGACGCAGTCTACCGATAATGATGATGATAACGGGAATTGGGGTCTGCTTGGTCTGCTTGGTCTAGCCGGATTGGCTGGTCTGAAAAGACGCCATCACGATGACCATGTGGTCCGCACGCCAGATAGACACTAAATAATCCAAGCAAAATCGACTTATTGCAATCTTTAATTGAGGCATAGATGCTCTCGTTATGATTAACGAGACAGCACCATACAGCCCTTTCGCTTCCCCATAGGAATCGGAAGGGCTGTATGCATTTACCGACAGAGTTCCCTTGCCCCGCTGCCCGGCTAGCTAACGTACACTGCGACAAGAGAACAACCAAGCAGAAATCGTTAGCAATACTACTGCCCATGATACTTGAGTCGTTAGCCCGGACCATTTGTCCAAATAGATATTTACTGATGGTATAGAAAAAAGATTCATTGTAGCGAGGGTTGGTAAAAACTTGGCTAAATGAGAAATAGCTAACAACATCTGGCTAAGTCCCAGCACAAGCGGAAGCATAATCGCAATAGGTGTTATAAGCGATTTAGTCATAATTGATAACGCTGAGGTAATCCAAGCTAATTGAATCCAACTCAGTATGGCAACAGAAGCATTTTCGAGCAACCGGAGCATGAGGGAATCTGTCCATTCCATATTATGTTGTAACATAAGGAATATTAAAGCAAGCACACAGCAGACGATCCCCATGAGCAGCACATGAATCCAAAGGTTAGCCAACTTCACACCTAATAGTTGCAGCCTTGATGGTTGCGTGAGAAGTGTTGTTCTGAGACTGGAATGAGAATATTCTTGTCCGAAATACGCTGCACTGGCAACAATGATGCCCGGATGACCTAAATAGAGGGCTTGCATGAAGAGGGAAATGATCTTCTGCTCGTCCACTGACCTGGGAGCATCCAAGGTTATTAAGTAGATTAACGGTAAAATAACTGCTCCAATTGTTCCTAGCACACACCAGCCATAAGAGAAAAATTTGGTTCTCTCACTCCCGAGCGCCGCATACATCAATATCTTCCTCCTACATCTCTACGAGT contains:
- a CDS encoding WGxxGxxG family protein, with protein sequence MKKVKTMFLTVLIVSSLGATSAFAETEDTNATTDTGATTTQTQSTDNDDDNGNWGLLGLLGLAGLAGLKRRHHDDHVVRTPDRH
- a CDS encoding methyl-accepting chemotaxis protein, producing the protein MTGEQNAFSKIRQEDVRKKNDLIFRALAVTVVLASITYFSVDQTMSIKIIMTVLDLFVLLVIGVLHFGRKWEASVPYVAIAGIVSIFTVSTIYMPSLSNLFQAFFLLSVALIYMNNKILVTGAVAGAYVLALNMYINGAAFGLKKDNIIGLWFYYLIVVVLLIAFQKVANRMITNLADTQMKTEQLMNKLSEHEKSLRENVVTISGNMELISRGSSENAVSFGEMNHAFHEITKGIVSESEVLVTISESVHSSNAKLADMFQSLGQLRSGIQDAADSSERGDATIDEMHRMITDFGGQIQAVSDQVDALAAQIKGSSELITTLQDIASQTNLLSLNASIEAARAGESGQGFAVVASEIRKLADSASRAADEISGNLTAVIDQSGKTQVNMNMIAEQMEICLAMTQETRDVFAEINEAVGELNERTANYDQSISDIQSSSHSIEESSVHLASVSQQTSATLEELSATIDSLVQQNKAVLEHIKENETALNQLIQIEEKSSS
- a CDS encoding ABC transporter permease — protein: MYAALGSERTKFFSYGWCVLGTIGAVILPLIYLITLDAPRSVDEQKIISLFMQALYLGHPGIIVASAAYFGQEYSHSSLRTTLLTQPSRLQLLGVKLANLWIHVLLMGIVCCVLALIFLMLQHNMEWTDSLMLRLLENASVAILSWIQLAWITSALSIMTKSLITPIAIMLPLVLGLSQMLLAISHLAKFLPTLATMNLFSIPSVNIYLDKWSGLTTQVSWAVVLLTISAWLFSCRSVR
- a CDS encoding MFS transporter; protein product: MRPETRIYMDAVLQNMKNILFFMFLPILIARLGASPLEITLAASLPPLMSAISVVFVTRLLPCNFKVYYSAGILRQIAFLCIAFAVLLPHSITWILVFWSINCIVVMILNVQQHSLIKHNVAESNMSTLFGNIRIIAILVTIVCSYSASTLLDRYDAIFPYNYFICMLIGAICTFTGMNLMARLAPRESKTVRLQWKPPLRKLSPFLIMVGFMSLGSALPGSLWVIYHVNVLHFSNMQIAMFSICSGLVSAITIPLGRRWIKRLGYRNTLLTGYALLMCTVSLYGLSHTYAVLLGLQIIRDLIGSFTGIAQETLSIEESRKHEDEAGFFSDVALLTNVGGALGPFAGMLMLQMFNIQTCFVLLGVIALVPAVWFVLRMHETSQPKSAQIEIMPAVK
- a CDS encoding ABC transporter substrate-binding protein, with the protein product MMKKGKKFTALLVILSSFFMLTACSGGTSGGPAGTSATKETNDKSADGKVVLNYWTWWGSETRRPIIEKLVDDFNKSQDKIVVKHSYYPYSDIFTKELAAVSAGNPPDIMMNDINTVQQRASKKQAVNLAKYAEKDQVKDRFFPELWNTVLYEGDPYALPFNTDTRMMFYNKDDFKAAGLDPEKFPATWEELEKAAAKLDKKDGDKYTRIGYSPQFNSDWNLLQLNFDQGRNFFDENGKPVVNAPAKAEAMEYILNNAKRLGQSNIDAFKADFGSKQANPFIAGKVSIWTDVTNFYTQIRDYGQNMNFGVAPLPETKEGAGHYSVGGGFVIEIPYGAKHPDEAWEFLKYMTDVQAQTYWAQKNFDNVANKEASNQADLQKNPVYKASVDNLAVTKITPTPLNAPDYINLINPQRDAIMLGEKSVQEGLVQAQADVEKLISNNK